In the genome of Amphiura filiformis chromosome 4, Afil_fr2py, whole genome shotgun sequence, one region contains:
- the LOC140149536 gene encoding uncharacterized protein, which produces MTKCYLQQLISVTQEMKVQATRRLKRFLILDDSVPDVAPETILEDEAVDELVVDCAASFDGTWKNRGLSSHHCVVTAISVDTGEILDMEYISNLCSSEDTLGLRYTTYVGDGDSSSFSRITQEQPYGPDVTTVKEECVGHIQKRMGCRLRKLVEKKKVLIIKVLKLADGKTLDGKGRLHRKRVDALQAFYGKALRTNKGNPEAASAETMAGLYHYAGDHSYCPTRNDTWCNFKKDELSGTNNSEPVDDPFTPAMVAVMKPIYDDLSDVDLLSHCSQCLTQNANESYNSLLWKMAPKEQYSSATQIRTAMCLSTISFNVGWLDAGKRVMAEVVGNECITSSQLTLASKDKLRIRAAQAQALLTNKRKRVLKRLERTAHAFRHSDHSQYLSGGYHVGSTSKRPRKMPTCRTCGAPMKGHAT; this is translated from the exons ATGACAAAATGTTATTTACAACAGCTTATATCAGTAACTCAGGAAATGAAAGTACAAGCAACGCGGCGGCTAAAAAGATTTCTAATCCTGGATGATAGTGTGCCAGATGTGGCACCTGAGACCATCCTGGAGGACGAGGCTGTTGATGAGTTGGTAGTAGACTGTGCCGCATCTTTTGATGGCACATGGAAGAACCGGGGTCTGTCATCACACCATTGTGTGGTGACAGCCATTAGTGTAGATACAGGGGAAATTTTGGACATGGAGTATATCTCAAATTTATGTTC ATCAGAAGACACTCTTGGACTGAGATACACAACTTATGTAGGGGATGGCGATTCGTCttcattttcaagaattacacAGGAGCAGCCATATGGGCCAGATGTTACAACCGTTAAAGAGGAATGTGTCGGCCACATACAGAAGAGGATGGGATGCAGACTCAGAAAGCTTGTAGAGAAGAAAAAGGTATTAATAATTAAAGTTT TGAAACTTGCTGACGGGAAGACATTGGACGGGAAGGGTCGTCTCCACCGTAAAAGAGTAGATGCGCTGCAAGCATTTTATGGCAAGGCTTTGAGGACCAACAAAGGGAATCCTGAAGCAGCGTCAGCAGAAACCATGGCTGGCCTGTATCACTATGCTGGGGACCACAGTTACTGCCCGACAAGAAATGACACCTGGTGCAATTTTAAGAAAGATGAGCTTAGTGGTACTAACAACTCTGAACCAGTTGATGATCCATTTACACCAGCCATGGTAGCAGTAATGAAGCCCATATATGAT GACCTATCTGATGTTGACTTACTATCGCATTGCAGTCAGTGTCTGACACAGAACGCCAATGAGTCCTACAACAGCTTGCTCTGGAAAATGGCTCCAAAAGAGCAATACAGCTCTGCAACACAGATTCGGACAGCAATGTGCTTGTCAACTATTTCTTTTAATGTTGGTTGGCTAGATGCAGGTAAACGAGTTATGGCAGAGGTAGTAGGAAATGAGTGCATTACTTCTTCCCAGCTTACTTTAGCAAGTAAAGACAAACTCAGGATAAGAGCAGCTCAAGCCCAAGCATTACTGACAAATAAGAGAAAGCGTGTCTTGAAGCGTTTAGAGCGAACCGCTCACGCTTTCCGCCATTCGGACCATAGCCAATACTTGTCTGGTGGCTATCATGTTGGCTCTACATCTAAGCGACCACGCAAGATGCCAACATGCCGCACATGCGGGGCCCCAATGAAAGGTCATG CTACTTAA